One genomic segment of Spirochaeta cellobiosiphila DSM 17781 includes these proteins:
- a CDS encoding tetratricopeptide repeat protein gives MKQVIIFLFISCVLTVSAFSQDGILFRQAEEHFQAGRIQLALNQYEQIIKKYPLSRYLKDSYYGEALATMRLGQDEEAKNLWLNYLNQYPEGMDDASFWLGASYFKLGQWQDALDYLSKTSNDSAYSEEADRLSSISLAKLNKNKEAAEVFQQFYQEQKSYSKYKDELVIYFSVLLKLQEYDKLIEIYEKLALQDTHVYHQLSLYASEAYDSKGDDTKSSAITRSLLGAEQDIAAVAYQRYFLIAQSNGDDMEAFVRQAERDLAGMPGILKEFWLRVGIDYYQKNNYDKAEIYLWRVWDLKDSQNISGTVPLYLSSIMEQKGDIPGAIQVIQSFTDISQDKRSNLLFKWGSLLIKQSQWEQSFMTMDTLIKEYPQFEFIGEARYLGSFALYKQKKYQKAYEYITPLATVALNDSLNEKYLRLKGQLEVKLNKDGITTYERYILVNPKDSIALIELANLYYQKGEYSKVLNLKDPNNTPQLAYLKGLCSLNNKDYDGVLRYLMPITRTLKGDNSNYSLKAYALFYAGWANYRLPNYPEAVRLFTQLYKEFPAHEFAEESRYMAGWCSFTMEDFPTAESVFRSLSNDRSISTERSLKSLQLLGITLVNEDKDNDALLVFEDYLNKDSKSTRAQEVAMSSARILTTLKGVDSGIAMYKKAQNINPSTSIGQEAAYSIAETYSQAGEYSKAKESFYQYRQDYPKGEYYDDALYWGGIAAQNIDEKFGALLLWEELLDIANSPYRSDALYRSAEIYASEGNYRKALNLYGELISSYPAAANSLQAETRSEQLRLQLLGLSDQEAELSVIIGKEGGSKSAKGREALVSLSRLYIYESRGKQGLAIKMLEDVISKYDEDPYWAARAQFLLGEYYARENDPLEAGKEYLKAATMNPSDRDLMAMSLYRAMDMSLQANKHKDAEALFQRLKSYFSDTPWVTKGQELLEAHK, from the coding sequence ATGAAACAAGTCATAATATTTCTGTTTATATCGTGCGTCCTAACAGTATCAGCTTTTAGTCAGGATGGAATTCTTTTCCGTCAGGCAGAAGAGCATTTTCAAGCAGGTCGAATCCAACTGGCGTTAAACCAGTATGAACAAATTATTAAGAAATACCCCCTGTCACGGTATCTAAAGGATTCCTATTATGGAGAAGCCTTGGCAACTATGAGATTGGGGCAAGATGAAGAAGCCAAGAATCTGTGGCTTAATTATTTAAATCAGTATCCAGAAGGCATGGATGATGCCTCCTTTTGGTTAGGAGCTTCTTATTTTAAACTGGGTCAATGGCAAGATGCTTTAGATTATCTATCTAAGACATCGAATGATTCTGCATATTCTGAAGAAGCAGATCGCTTATCAAGTATTTCATTAGCGAAGCTTAACAAAAATAAAGAGGCCGCTGAAGTATTTCAACAATTTTATCAGGAACAAAAGTCGTATAGCAAATATAAAGATGAATTAGTCATTTATTTTTCCGTTCTTCTCAAATTACAGGAATATGATAAATTGATTGAAATATATGAAAAACTAGCTTTACAAGATACCCATGTCTATCACCAATTAAGTTTATACGCTTCAGAAGCATACGACTCTAAAGGGGATGACACTAAATCAAGTGCTATTACCAGAAGTTTGTTAGGAGCCGAACAAGATATAGCAGCCGTTGCCTATCAACGTTATTTTCTCATAGCCCAGTCAAATGGGGATGATATGGAAGCTTTTGTTAGGCAGGCCGAAAGAGACTTAGCAGGAATGCCTGGTATCCTAAAAGAATTTTGGCTTCGTGTAGGCATTGATTATTATCAGAAAAATAACTACGACAAGGCTGAAATCTATTTGTGGAGAGTTTGGGATCTCAAAGATAGCCAAAATATATCAGGAACCGTTCCTTTGTATTTAAGCTCAATTATGGAGCAAAAAGGTGATATCCCGGGAGCGATCCAAGTGATTCAGAGTTTCACCGATATATCTCAAGATAAAAGATCCAATCTACTATTCAAATGGGGCTCCCTACTCATAAAGCAATCTCAATGGGAACAGTCTTTTATGACAATGGATACTCTCATAAAAGAGTATCCTCAATTTGAGTTTATAGGAGAAGCAAGGTATCTTGGTTCTTTTGCTCTCTATAAACAAAAAAAATATCAAAAGGCTTATGAATATATTACTCCCCTTGCCACAGTTGCATTGAATGATTCATTAAATGAGAAATACTTACGACTCAAGGGACAATTGGAAGTGAAGCTTAATAAGGATGGTATTACAACATATGAGCGTTATATCCTTGTTAATCCTAAGGATTCGATTGCCTTAATTGAACTTGCCAACCTTTATTATCAAAAAGGGGAATATTCCAAAGTTCTCAATTTAAAAGATCCAAATAATACTCCTCAATTGGCCTATCTAAAAGGTTTATGTTCCTTGAATAACAAAGACTATGATGGTGTTCTTCGCTATCTTATGCCTATCACAAGAACATTAAAGGGTGATAATAGTAACTATTCATTGAAAGCATATGCATTATTTTATGCCGGCTGGGCTAACTATCGCCTACCCAACTATCCAGAAGCTGTTCGCTTATTTACTCAATTGTATAAGGAATTCCCTGCTCATGAATTTGCTGAGGAGAGTCGGTATATGGCTGGTTGGTGTTCTTTTACTATGGAGGATTTTCCAACAGCAGAATCAGTGTTTAGATCTTTAAGTAATGACAGAAGTATAAGTACAGAGAGATCTCTTAAAAGCCTTCAGCTACTAGGTATCACCCTGGTTAACGAAGACAAAGATAACGATGCTTTACTAGTGTTTGAAGACTATCTGAATAAGGATAGTAAATCCACCAGAGCTCAGGAAGTGGCAATGAGTTCAGCACGAATACTTACTACTTTAAAAGGTGTCGATAGTGGGATTGCCATGTATAAAAAGGCACAGAATATCAATCCTTCAACTTCCATAGGCCAGGAAGCAGCGTATAGCATCGCAGAGACATACTCTCAGGCAGGTGAATATAGTAAAGCTAAAGAGTCTTTCTATCAGTATAGACAGGATTATCCTAAAGGAGAGTACTATGATGATGCTCTTTATTGGGGCGGTATCGCAGCTCAGAATATAGATGAAAAATTTGGAGCATTACTTCTTTGGGAAGAACTACTGGATATCGCTAACAGTCCTTACAGATCCGATGCCCTATATCGTTCTGCAGAAATCTATGCTAGCGAAGGGAACTATCGTAAAGCACTTAATTTATATGGTGAGTTAATATCTTCTTATCCTGCTGCTGCTAATTCTCTACAGGCAGAGACCAGGTCAGAGCAGTTACGATTGCAACTTTTGGGTTTAAGTGATCAAGAAGCAGAATTATCTGTAATCATTGGTAAAGAAGGTGGTTCTAAGTCAGCAAAAGGAAGGGAAGCCCTCGTCTCATTAAGTAGACTTTATATATATGAGAGTCGAGGAAAACAAGGGTTAGCTATTAAAATGTTGGAAGATGTTATAAGCAAATACGATGAAGATCCTTACTGGGCAGCTAGAGCTCAATTTCTATTAGGAGAATATTACGCGAGAGAGAATGATCCTCTTGAAGCAGGAAAAGAATATTTGAAAGCCGCCACTATGAATCCCTCAGATAGAGATCTGATGGCTATGAGTTTATATCGGGCTATGGATATGAGTCTTCAAGCCAATAAACATAAAGATGCTGAGGCTTTATTCCAAAGACTCAAGTCCTATTTCAGTGATACCCCCTGGGTGACAAAGGGCCAAGAATTACTGGAGGCTCACAAATGA
- the der gene encoding ribosome biogenesis GTPase Der produces MTSPREAGLPRIAIAGRPNVGKSTLFNRLIKKRKAITDPTPGVTRDPIEGSYNISGIPMRLVDTGGYKLENEGFDELVSQKSLLTASEADLILLVLDVTEVTPEDESFMKMLRPYTEKVMLVINKIDSEERENLVWNYYSYGFEKVIGISATHGRGIAQLEEEILNYLETKNFDYTEVSDPIDIRLAILGKPNAGKSTLTNALVGEDRSIVSDIPGTTRDVIEGSFHYKGKNIQVLDTAGIRKKKKVAENVEYYSVNRAISTIDDSDVVLLMIDSIEGLTDQDKKIADHVVKHGKGILLVLNKWDLKPDIENLEDAEKDKIRYFFPILDFAPILTISAKEKTGLKELLNKVIQVQTQRLNRIDTGRLNQALADWVDQNPAPNVKGKSRKIRYITQVSANPVSFVYFVNRKVGFPAAYIEYITNRIRRDFGFHHIPILVEVRESK; encoded by the coding sequence TTGACATCACCTAGAGAAGCTGGTTTGCCAAGAATTGCTATTGCTGGAAGACCCAATGTAGGTAAATCTACATTATTTAATCGATTGATAAAAAAAAGAAAAGCTATTACTGATCCCACACCAGGAGTTACTCGAGATCCCATTGAAGGATCTTATAACATATCCGGTATCCCCATGAGACTAGTGGATACTGGAGGATATAAGCTGGAAAATGAAGGTTTTGACGAATTAGTATCCCAAAAAAGTCTCTTGACTGCATCGGAAGCTGATCTCATTCTTTTAGTATTGGATGTTACAGAAGTAACTCCTGAAGATGAAAGCTTTATGAAGATGTTGCGGCCGTACACAGAAAAGGTCATGTTAGTGATTAACAAGATTGATTCTGAAGAGCGGGAGAACTTAGTTTGGAATTATTATTCCTATGGTTTTGAAAAAGTTATTGGTATTTCTGCTACTCATGGAAGGGGAATAGCCCAGCTGGAAGAAGAAATACTGAACTATCTTGAGACAAAGAATTTTGATTATACTGAAGTGAGTGATCCTATTGATATAAGACTTGCCATATTAGGTAAGCCAAATGCTGGAAAGTCTACACTAACAAATGCTCTTGTAGGAGAGGATAGATCTATTGTCTCTGATATCCCGGGTACCACTCGTGATGTGATTGAAGGGTCTTTTCACTACAAAGGTAAAAATATTCAAGTATTGGATACAGCGGGAATAAGAAAAAAGAAGAAAGTTGCGGAAAATGTAGAATACTATTCTGTCAATAGAGCCATTAGCACTATTGATGATTCAGATGTTGTCCTGTTGATGATTGATTCCATTGAGGGCTTAACAGATCAAGACAAGAAGATCGCCGATCATGTTGTTAAACATGGAAAAGGTATCTTATTAGTCTTGAACAAATGGGATTTAAAACCTGATATCGAGAATTTGGAAGATGCTGAAAAGGATAAGATTAGATATTTTTTCCCAATCCTTGATTTTGCTCCCATTCTAACTATTTCTGCCAAAGAAAAGACAGGATTGAAAGAACTCCTGAACAAGGTAATTCAAGTACAGACACAACGCTTAAATCGGATTGATACAGGGCGATTAAATCAAGCATTGGCTGATTGGGTTGATCAAAATCCAGCACCGAATGTAAAAGGTAAGTCACGTAAGATCCGCTATATAACTCAAGTGAGTGCAAATCCTGTAAGTTTTGTCTACTTTGTTAATAGGAAAGTCGGTTTCCCTGCCGCATATATTGAATATATTACTAATAGGATCCGAAGAGATTTTGGATTCCATCATATTCCTATTCTTGTGGAAGTACGGGAGTCTAAATAA
- the ptsP gene encoding phosphoenolpyruvate--protein phosphotransferase, translated as MKRYTGISASKGISIGKAFLYQDDEASIPKFSIKHDDITQEMNRFEEAVGKAVAEIEDIKKKTDFSSFEGSSHILDAHILMLRDPDLSLQIQKMMTEILLNVEWVLQKVMDNLIQKMNSFQDSYLRERSLDFNDISRRVLNHLMDRDLLDLSNLKEDIILVAHNLMPSDAVAMRKEHVKGMALDVGSKTSHTAILARSFEIPAVLGLGSISEEIQNRDLLIIDGNNGIVIVDPDQATLDFYQSHLQEWQRKESQLLYMNELSAETKDGKLIYLKGNIEVPEEVDSIFAHGADGVGLYRSEFLFLSKHTMPSEEEQYKAYTSVLKGVGGKAVTIRTLDVGGDKILKNINIKNENNPILGWRAIRFCLSEPDIFKTQLRALLRASISGNLQIMFPMISGIEELERALAILEEVKYQLKREGIPYRDNIPIGSMIEVPSAAMTTEIIAKKVDFLSIGTNDLIQYTLAVDRGNEKVAYLYEPFHPGVLRLLKIIIEGAHSQGITAGMCGEMAGDPLATVILLGLGLDEFSMSAYMIPKIKGIIRSTSLLEAEELVGNVMLMRSSREIDKHVRRWMEERFDIT; from the coding sequence ATGAAACGATATACCGGTATTTCTGCTTCTAAAGGCATTTCAATCGGTAAAGCTTTTCTATATCAGGATGATGAGGCTTCTATTCCTAAGTTTTCCATCAAACATGACGATATCACACAGGAGATGAATCGTTTTGAGGAAGCGGTAGGGAAAGCCGTTGCAGAGATTGAGGATATAAAAAAGAAGACCGACTTCTCAAGTTTCGAAGGGAGTTCACATATCTTGGACGCCCACATACTCATGTTGCGTGATCCGGACCTTTCTCTCCAAATTCAAAAGATGATGACCGAAATTCTACTAAATGTTGAATGGGTACTCCAAAAAGTCATGGATAATTTGATTCAGAAAATGAATTCCTTTCAGGACTCATATTTAAGAGAGAGAAGTTTAGATTTTAATGACATTAGTAGGAGAGTTCTGAATCATTTAATGGATCGGGACCTTTTGGATTTATCTAATCTTAAAGAAGACATAATTCTTGTAGCTCATAATTTAATGCCCTCAGATGCTGTTGCAATGAGGAAAGAACATGTCAAAGGGATGGCCCTTGATGTTGGGAGTAAAACCAGTCACACAGCTATACTTGCTCGTAGTTTTGAAATTCCGGCAGTCTTGGGGTTAGGAAGTATTTCAGAAGAAATTCAGAATAGAGATCTCCTCATAATTGACGGCAATAATGGGATTGTCATCGTAGATCCTGATCAAGCCACCTTAGATTTTTATCAGAGTCATCTTCAAGAATGGCAGAGGAAAGAAAGTCAGCTCCTCTATATGAATGAGTTATCTGCTGAAACCAAAGATGGCAAGTTAATTTATTTAAAGGGTAATATTGAAGTTCCGGAAGAAGTGGATTCCATTTTTGCACATGGTGCAGACGGTGTCGGGTTATATCGTTCTGAGTTTCTATTCCTGAGTAAACATACCATGCCATCAGAGGAAGAACAGTATAAAGCGTATACCTCTGTGTTAAAAGGCGTAGGAGGTAAAGCTGTTACCATAAGAACTTTGGATGTTGGTGGGGACAAAATACTAAAGAACATAAATATAAAAAATGAAAATAATCCTATATTAGGCTGGCGTGCTATACGCTTTTGTCTGAGTGAACCTGATATATTTAAAACTCAACTTAGAGCTCTTCTTAGGGCTAGTATTTCAGGTAATTTGCAAATCATGTTTCCCATGATCTCGGGGATTGAAGAGTTGGAGCGTGCTTTAGCTATCCTTGAAGAAGTAAAATATCAACTTAAAAGAGAAGGGATTCCTTATCGTGATAACATTCCTATTGGAAGTATGATAGAAGTCCCCTCAGCAGCTATGACCACTGAAATCATAGCAAAAAAGGTAGATTTTCTATCAATTGGAACAAATGACCTCATTCAATATACTTTAGCGGTTGACCGTGGCAATGAAAAAGTGGCATATCTCTATGAACCGTTTCATCCGGGAGTATTAAGATTATTAAAAATCATAATAGAAGGTGCTCATTCCCAAGGTATCACTGCGGGGATGTGTGGCGAGATGGCAGGAGATCCCTTAGCCACTGTTATTTTACTAGGTTTAGGCCTAGATGAATTCAGTATGAGTGCCTATATGATACCTAAAATAAAAGGCATCATTCGATCCACCAGTCTTCTAGAAGCTGAAGAGCTTGTTGGTAATGTAATGTTAATGCGATCCTCCCGTGAAATTGATAAGCATGTAAGAAGATGGATGGAGGAGCGTTTTGACATCACCTAG
- a CDS encoding GerMN domain-containing protein, with translation MKKRQIPTSVLVWIALVLFVLVVFLLNRKTIEHVLEVTGFVDIVQENWEIKEPELHPTYLDDSTYNPDLSEEEKEIANEATNTVVENQVEDSNQSLPVDSDSREEKEDSQDRTRISTLYFLKVNNDGKILLRSSERQIPYSESPLTSTLHILLAGTTPEEANDGLISLIPHDSKLLGISVADGIAVVNFSEDFQFNQIGIEGYDAQLKQIVYTATEFSTVNKVQFLIEGRKVPYLGAEGLYIMDPLGREVFEQ, from the coding sequence ATGAAAAAGCGTCAAATTCCCACCAGTGTTCTTGTTTGGATAGCCTTAGTTTTATTTGTACTAGTAGTGTTTTTACTTAACCGAAAGACAATTGAACATGTACTGGAAGTCACTGGCTTTGTTGATATTGTTCAAGAAAACTGGGAAATCAAAGAACCAGAATTACATCCCACTTATCTCGACGACTCTACTTATAATCCTGATCTATCTGAAGAAGAGAAGGAAATAGCTAATGAAGCTACGAATACTGTCGTTGAAAATCAAGTAGAAGACTCGAATCAATCTCTACCTGTGGATTCTGATTCAAGAGAAGAAAAGGAAGATTCACAAGATCGAACGAGAATTAGTACCTTATATTTCCTAAAGGTTAATAATGATGGTAAAATTCTTTTAAGGAGTTCAGAGAGACAGATTCCTTACAGTGAATCGCCTTTAACATCTACACTTCATATTTTATTAGCAGGAACAACACCAGAAGAAGCTAACGATGGTCTCATAAGCTTGATTCCGCATGATAGTAAGTTATTGGGAATAAGTGTTGCAGATGGGATCGCCGTAGTTAATTTTAGTGAGGATTTTCAATTTAATCAGATTGGAATTGAAGGATACGACGCACAGTTAAAACAAATAGTATACACAGCTACAGAATTCAGTACAGTGAATAAGGTTCAGTTTTTGATTGAAGGAAGGAAAGTTCCCTATTTGGGTGCAGAAGGATTATATATTATGGACCCCTTAGGCCGAGAAGTCTTTGAGCAGTAA
- a CDS encoding TlyA family RNA methyltransferase encodes MKKSILLDLLVEQYPEYTREKLLAYVLCGNVYWEDERCPNPKVKFPVDAIFHIRVKKFVSRGGYKLDKAIDILNIDIKDKVMLDAGASTGGFTDCLLKRSAKYVHAVDVGYNQLAFTLRNDDRVNNLEKTNVLSLSLNTLDPSPQGAVADLSFRSLTNIVEHILSLTTEGWMLALVKPQFEYEEEDDSFTGVLKDPHAIRTTLLQVIDKIFQQGFGIQELVPSPIRGRKGNQEFIFYITKAPSQENKEYLINKVDLLLKDFSA; translated from the coding sequence ATGAAGAAGTCGATCCTCTTGGATCTACTGGTAGAGCAATATCCCGAATACACCCGTGAAAAGTTATTGGCCTATGTCCTTTGTGGGAACGTATATTGGGAGGACGAAAGATGCCCCAATCCTAAAGTGAAGTTTCCAGTAGATGCTATTTTTCATATTAGAGTTAAAAAGTTCGTATCTAGAGGTGGATACAAATTAGATAAAGCCATAGACATATTAAATATTGATATCAAAGACAAAGTTATGTTAGATGCTGGTGCTTCAACCGGTGGTTTTACAGATTGTCTATTAAAGAGATCTGCTAAATATGTTCATGCAGTAGATGTGGGATACAATCAATTAGCGTTTACATTGAGAAACGACGATAGAGTTAATAACCTTGAAAAAACTAATGTGTTATCCCTGAGCCTTAATACCCTCGATCCTTCTCCCCAAGGTGCTGTTGCAGATTTAAGTTTTCGTTCTCTAACAAATATTGTTGAGCATATTTTATCCTTAACAACAGAAGGTTGGATGCTTGCACTTGTCAAACCTCAATTTGAGTACGAAGAAGAAGATGATAGTTTTACTGGTGTGTTAAAGGATCCCCACGCGATCAGAACCACCTTATTACAGGTAATAGATAAGATATTCCAACAAGGATTCGGAATCCAGGAGCTTGTCCCTTCTCCTATTAGAGGAAGGAAAGGTAACCAGGAATTCATATTTTATATCACTAAAGCACCATCTCAAGAAAACAAGGAATATTTAATTAATAAGGTAGACTTACTGCTCAAAGACTTCTCGGCCTAA
- a CDS encoding TIGR00282 family metallophosphoesterase, protein MSEIRALILGDVIGQPGCRALFIGLQNLKKEHAPDIIIVNGENAADGYGITPEIADKFMAQGVDVITTGNHVWQKREILDYMDKHPQVLRPENYPGKPQGHGYYITEIKGHSLAVVNLQGREQMGNVDCPFRKASELTRKQLSGIKNILIDFHGEIPMEKEAFAKHLDGKVTMVWGTHTHIQTNDERILPNGTGYITDIGSTGVKDSVIGFDPKIAIERSLSQMPLRQEVLDGNATIHGILVKIDPDNGRTLEITKVQETSSL, encoded by the coding sequence ATGAGTGAAATACGAGCCCTTATCCTTGGTGATGTCATTGGACAACCAGGGTGTAGGGCCCTTTTTATAGGATTACAAAATTTAAAAAAAGAACATGCACCTGACATAATTATTGTAAATGGTGAAAATGCTGCTGATGGATATGGAATAACACCGGAGATTGCAGATAAATTTATGGCACAAGGTGTTGATGTTATAACCACTGGTAACCATGTCTGGCAAAAAAGAGAGATCTTAGACTATATGGATAAACACCCCCAGGTTCTACGTCCGGAAAATTATCCAGGGAAACCTCAGGGCCACGGGTACTACATTACTGAAATAAAAGGTCATTCTTTGGCTGTTGTCAATCTACAGGGAAGAGAACAGATGGGAAATGTAGACTGCCCATTTAGAAAGGCAAGTGAATTGACCCGTAAACAACTCTCGGGAATAAAGAACATATTGATAGACTTTCATGGTGAAATACCAATGGAAAAAGAAGCCTTTGCAAAACACCTGGATGGTAAAGTAACTATGGTTTGGGGTACTCATACCCATATTCAAACCAATGATGAGAGAATATTACCTAATGGTACTGGATATATAACTGATATAGGATCAACAGGTGTCAAAGATTCTGTTATTGGATTTGACCCAAAGATAGCTATAGAAAGAAGTTTGTCTCAAATGCCTCTAAGGCAGGAAGTTTTAGATGGTAATGCGACAATACATGGTATATTAGTAAAAATAGATCCTGATAATGGGCGTACCTTAGAAATCACCAAAGTTCAAGAGACTTCTTCTTTATGA
- the rny gene encoding ribonuclease Y, with translation MRTWILIAICLPTGIGLGWLARWIYAKYQLSSLEQRAKRLKQDAIKEAEAKKKEILLEGKDQLLRDRHAQEREYRERRNELQKFERRLLQKEDNLDNKLTAIERQQKELATRDKAIDEKRLELDKQEDNWRVKLEEISSLTQDEAKKLIIQSMENEARHDAQGLINKIEQEANLTAEKKARDILVTTIQRIATDVSSEITVTSVSLPSDEMKGRIIGREGRNIRTLETLTGVDIIIDDTPEAVVISCYDPIRKVIAKTSLERLISDGRIHPARIEEVVQKVTKEISQIIFEEGEKILFDLGIHNIHQEGIRALGRLHFRTSYGQNVLTHSKEVAVLAGMIAAEVGADREIAKRGALLHDIGKGMETDGVATHVEVGIDLAKKWGEDERVINAIASHHGDVDPTCVEAIVVQLADAISASRPGARRETLDNYIKRLENLERIAESYQGVEKAFAIQAGRELRIMVNQDTVDDTESKSLAKNIAKQIEDELRYPGRIKVTIIRETRIIEYAR, from the coding sequence ATGCGCACTTGGATTTTGATAGCTATTTGCCTCCCCACGGGTATAGGATTAGGCTGGTTAGCTAGGTGGATATACGCTAAGTATCAGCTTTCCTCTTTAGAACAAAGAGCGAAACGACTGAAACAAGATGCAATAAAAGAGGCTGAGGCCAAGAAGAAAGAAATTCTTCTTGAAGGTAAAGATCAACTTTTAAGAGATAGACATGCTCAGGAAAGGGAATATCGAGAAAGAAGGAATGAACTGCAGAAGTTCGAGCGACGGCTTTTACAAAAGGAAGATAATCTTGATAACAAGCTTACCGCGATTGAACGGCAGCAAAAAGAGTTAGCTACCCGTGATAAGGCAATAGATGAGAAAAGACTAGAATTAGATAAGCAAGAAGATAATTGGCGAGTTAAACTCGAAGAGATTAGTAGTTTAACTCAAGATGAAGCTAAGAAACTTATTATTCAGAGCATGGAAAATGAAGCTCGTCATGATGCTCAAGGATTAATAAACAAAATTGAACAAGAGGCAAATCTCACCGCTGAAAAGAAAGCAAGGGATATATTAGTTACAACGATACAACGTATTGCGACTGATGTAAGCTCTGAGATAACCGTTACGAGTGTTAGTCTCCCTTCTGATGAAATGAAAGGTAGAATAATTGGTCGTGAGGGAAGAAACATTAGAACCCTTGAGACCCTTACAGGTGTAGACATTATTATTGATGATACTCCTGAAGCAGTCGTTATTTCCTGTTATGATCCGATTAGAAAGGTAATTGCAAAGACTTCATTAGAAAGATTGATTTCCGATGGTCGAATACACCCTGCCAGAATTGAAGAAGTTGTACAGAAAGTTACCAAGGAAATAAGTCAAATCATCTTTGAAGAAGGTGAGAAGATACTATTTGATTTAGGTATACATAATATTCATCAAGAAGGTATTAGAGCATTAGGCCGATTACACTTTAGAACCTCATATGGACAGAATGTATTGACTCACTCAAAAGAAGTAGCTGTCTTGGCTGGTATGATTGCTGCCGAAGTTGGTGCTGACCGGGAAATAGCTAAAAGAGGTGCTTTACTTCATGATATCGGTAAAGGTATGGAGACTGATGGTGTTGCGACTCATGTAGAAGTAGGAATTGATCTTGCTAAAAAGTGGGGTGAAGATGAGAGGGTAATTAATGCTATTGCATCTCATCATGGTGATGTAGATCCAACATGTGTGGAAGCTATTGTAGTTCAGTTAGCAGATGCTATAAGTGCATCTCGACCGGGTGCTAGAAGAGAGACTCTTGATAACTATATAAAGCGTTTAGAAAATCTAGAGAGAATTGCTGAAAGTTATCAAGGAGTTGAAAAAGCCTTTGCTATACAGGCAGGTCGTGAACTTAGAATCATGGTTAATCAAGATACAGTAGATGATACAGAATCAAAATCACTTGCCAAAAATATTGCAAAACAAATTGAGGATGAATTAAGATATCCAGGAAGAATTAAGGTAACTATTATTCGTGAGACTCGAATAATTGAATACGCAAGATAA